In Ensifer adhaerens, a single window of DNA contains:
- a CDS encoding type II toxin-antitoxin system Phd/YefM family antitoxin yields the protein MKLSQQVKPISYLKAHAPEIVRSLAENREPVVLTVHGEARAVLQDVTVYEETQETIALLKVLALTNKQVEAGKFDRASESFKRIRQRVSRS from the coding sequence ATGAAGCTCTCGCAGCAGGTAAAACCTATCAGCTATCTCAAGGCGCATGCGCCCGAGATCGTTCGTTCGCTGGCTGAAAATCGTGAGCCTGTCGTGCTCACGGTGCATGGCGAGGCAAGAGCCGTGCTCCAGGACGTTACCGTGTATGAGGAAACCCAAGAGACAATCGCTTTGTTGAAGGTGCTGGCCCTCACCAATAAGCAAGTCGAAGCGGGCAAGTTCGATCGCGCATCCGAATCATTCAAGCGGATCCGGCAACGCGTTTCCCGGTCCTGA